The Daphnia carinata strain CSIRO-1 chromosome 9, CSIRO_AGI_Dcar_HiC_V3, whole genome shotgun sequence nucleotide sequence GGCGTTGGCTTGTGTCTCGGGATCTGTAAGTAATGCCTCTAGACTTCAGCTCTCTAATGAATGTCTCAGGTAGTCGCCCAGACACGGAAATTGCATAAACACCCTTAACCTTCCTGTCTGTAAAGTTTTAAACAACAGTTAATATTGGTGAAAGCACACTGACTTTGTCCAACTCACTAATTCTTTGCCATTTGGCCACCCAACTATCCTCGGGGCTCATCAGTGCAACCATTCTGGGGAAAAGTTCAAAAATTGAACAGAAATACTCAACAGGTTTAAATAATTGCACTTACCCATCAAAGTTGGTGCTGGTGCAGTCATAAATGTTGtccttgttatttttcataCGAAGAAACTCGTCGCAATTCTCGCATCCGTCAAATTCAAATTGGTCAAACGTCTACCTTTCACACACATGCTGTTAAAACGTTCATGGGATTTATGAAAGTAAAAGACATCACCTTTATCAACGAGCACACGAGGCAAGCTCTATTGTTACGAAGATCTTTAGGAACAATGTCGACAGacatttttgcttgtttaAGGCGCCAAACTGAacgctttttttaaagaaacgttTGGAGGAAACAACGTCTGCTATCCTTTCGCTCTCAAAACTAGCCAGCAGGGGCGCTACGTTGCCATAACAacttgtaaaaagaaaacaaacaaaagctcAGTATTTTAATGATTGAAATGGGTTCGAGAAAAGTTATGGCAGCAAGCAACAATATCTTCGTCGAAAATATCAAACCCGATTGCATACGCCATGTTATAAATGTGACTATAGATACCGCCAAGGAATTTCATGACTGCAGCCATGTGTACATCCGGTATCTGGTGGATGCAACAGCAGGTAATAATTGGTTGCTTTTAAAATTCCGTTTAGTGCCTATATCGGCATGCCTATCGATCCACACAAGAAAAATGCTAAAACCGAACTATTTTCTATAATTAGATTGTGTATTAGCTGAACCGAAGAATGTCCGCGGTGTCACCCATCAATCTCGTGCTAGAAATGATTCTAGCAACCACTTTGGACACCGCTTCACGCTAGATGTGTCAAAGTCTTGGCACTCTGATGCTTCTGCTGCTGAGCTCATTCCAACTCCTCTACTACTTCTCTTCGAAGTTTATGACGTGAACATGTGGAACAGACAGAAATCCGTGGGCTATGGTTTCACGCACGTCCCGTTTACTCCAGGCTGCTACACAGATGATGTGCCGACTTGGCGCCCTCACGTAACAGATACCAGCCTTCAACTTCGTGAATATTTTCTGGGCTTAGCTCCACAGATTGAAAACATCAAGTACGCTGGATTTCCTGATGATGTAAACaactttctctttaaaaaagacaCACTGTACGTGTGCAATGTGTCCCACGATAATCATCATATCGTTAATTACGCTTCATGACAGGGTAATAACGATACGACAGTTTTGGGTCGTTTTCCGTTCAGCACGGAGACGTCAGGCTCCGTTCAGGTACGGTTTGATACGATGATCCAAAGAGGTCGGAATGTGCTGGAACAGGAGCAAATTCAGACATCCATCAACCTACACAGACCGTCAGCAACGAGCAACGCCGTAGAGGAGGTGATCCAAACGTACCACAGAGCCAAGCAGAGATTAAAAGCTGCTCACGATGCACTTTTGAGATAACACTGCAGATATTAGCGCGGTATGAAGCTATATCAGGATGGACACGAGCCAAGAAAAGATTTATTGTGTCCCACGATTCGCAAAAGCTGAAATTGTAGTTTTTTAGATATATACCTCTTCGCGTCGAGGAATAAAACACAGCGAAAGTATTGTGCTTTTGTTCAAACTCCCAAAGCGACAGTTAGGGAGTTAACGTCCCTGTTATTTGCATTGTTGCTGGTGGGCTTGCAAGCGTGGCGGAGAGCCATTTCCCAGCAATTCAAAATTTGGCTGACGGTGTAGCGATGCGGCATGTGGCGCAACCGATCGCTCAAACCCTGCAAGACGGCCCGAGTGAACGCACTGACGTCtagaaaaacgtaaaaacaaaaagaatttttttgtttgttttatcaTTACGGCGGACTGCTGCATTTTTTATGTGGTTGCTTTCTCTCTATACCATAGTCAGGCTGCTGGCTGTCACAAAATGGTGCCATTCGTGGGTAGTCACGTGGCACTACGATACGTAAAGCCGGAACTGAAGGCAAATATTTGTCTTCGAGACGACAGATCAGGTGTAATTCCTGCGATCCCATCAGATGCATTTGGTCCATATCCACCTAAAGCCAAAGACCCATTATAGAAAGGCAACGTGGGAAAGCAGGAAGAATTTTCGTGCAAACCTTGAAACGGGGATACAAGTTGGCGACTTCTCTCTCGATGGTATCCATCAATTCATCAGCCCTGTCATCGTCGGCAGAGTCAAAGTGCCGTCGTTTGGACGCTGGTGGAGCTGCAATGTCGCAACCAATTAAGGAATTGACAGCGGGCGCGAAAGTTCGCTGCAGAGTGTGATTGATGTAAGGAGATCGCGCCTATGACAACAGAGATCACGTTAATCGAGCGTTTCCCAATCGCGCGCAAGTCTTTAGGTAACACACCTGGTTAGCTATCGTTTCCAATAGGGAGAGCAGTGGAGTGGCAGCTGGTGGATTGTCTTTGGCGGTAGGAACAGCCACACCCAAACTTGGCACGGAAGCTACTGAGGGAGGTGCCACACTGCCCGATTCACTCTAGTAGAAGATCATTGAGTACAGACACATTtagaaaatatcaaaagaaattaCTTACCCTTTTGAAATCCATTTTTTCGAGGACGGCCTCGCATTTCAGTAGAGTATCCATCGGCATCCTTTTCGACGGGTTAGAAAGAATGTCCAGCATGATCTTCATTTTGCTCAATTTCTCGGAATCGTCGTCGCCGAATCGACCGATAAGACGTGTCAATGGCTCGATGAATCGGCTCAACTGCCTTACTTTCTCCAAGTACATTTGTTCTTCGGTTCCAGCACCGGATGCGCCCATTCCGCCTCCCTGTCCAGCCATTGCCATTCCCCCCATTCCAGCGCCCTGTGGAGTGTGCAACATCCCTCCCCCACCCGGAGTGGGGACGTTCATCATCGATGGCGACGGTGGAGGTAGCAGACTGCCCAAActtctttgctgttgttgttgttgttgttgttgcgggCCTCCCATTCGTCCTGCAGCAGCTGGTGAAGAAACTAATTGAACGTTGCCAGGTGAATGGACATAGGCTGGGGAAGGAGCGCTCATATGGCTCGTCATCCCCGAAGACAtgggctgctgttgctgcattGATTGCATaggttgttgctgttgttgagcAGGGGAAGGCACGCCAGGGCCGGCAAATTGTTGTGGAGTCGATGGGTTCTGAATCATTTCAGCTTGTTGCTTGCGTTGTTGCATCATCATCTGCTGATTGAgcatttgttgctgttgctgagcttgttgttgctgttgttgctgaggGGTCATCTTGGCAGTGGCCGTAACACCGGGAGGACCAGCGAATCTTGGTC carries:
- the LOC130688606 gene encoding transcription elongation factor SPT4-like: MSVDIVPKDLRNNRACLVCSLIKTFDQFEFDGCENCDEFLRMKNNKDNIYDCTSTNFDGMVALMSPEDSWVAKWQRINRKVKGVYAISVSGRLPETFIRELKSRGITYRSRDTSQRQ
- the LOC130688603 gene encoding tectonic-like complex member MKS1, with protein sequence MWNRQKSVGYGFTHVPFTPGCYTDDVPTWRPHVTDTSLQLREYFLGLAPQIENIKYAGFPDDGNNDTTVLGRFPFSTETSGSVQVRFDTMIQRGRNVLEQEQIQTSINLHRPSATSNAVEEVIQTYHRAKQRLKAAHDALLR
- the LOC130688588 gene encoding mediator of RNA polymerase II transcription subunit 15-like; protein product: MAADDWKSPGFRQNVAARIEEAIRQSGNPTTKTASEMETHFFQRANNKEDYLNYLARLLIHIKELSAKARAQGGTGIGVAGPQGNIQSNNQQQQVGNISQPQMMNHMNVRPQMMQNMGMDQQQMNQMAPNQQQMNQMAPNQQQQMNQMAPNQQQQINQQQHQQMNQQLAANQQQMNQMVMNQQQQNPQQQMNQQQMNQMGVNQQQQNQQQQQQMNQFNPNNPNMNISNPLMQQLGAPNQQQQQQQPQGTAVNNPSSALISQLNQNQQQQNMGPMSGGMPRPRFAGPPGVTATAKMTPQQQQQQQAQQQQQMLNQQMMMQQRKQQAEMIQNPSTPQQFAGPGVPSPAQQQQQPMQSMQQQQPMSSGMTSHMSAPSPAYVHSPGNVQLVSSPAAAGRMGGPQQQQQQQQQRSLGSLLPPPSPSMMNVPTPGGGGMLHTPQGAGMGGMAMAGQGGGMGASGAGTEEQMYLEKVRQLSRFIEPLTRLIGRFGDDDSEKLSKMKIMLDILSNPSKRMPMDTLLKCEAVLEKMDFKRSESGSVAPPSVASVPSLGVAVPTAKDNPPAATPLLSLLETIANQARSPYINHTLQRTFAPAVNSLIGCDIAAPPASKRRHFDSADDDRADELMDTIEREVANLYPRFKVDMDQMHLMGSQELHLICRLEDKYLPSVPALRIVVPRDYPRMAPFCDSQQPDYDVSAFTRAVLQGLSDRLRHMPHRYTVSQILNCWEMALRHACKPTSNNANNRDVNSLTVALGV